From the genome of Phlebotomus papatasi isolate M1 chromosome 2, Ppap_2.1, whole genome shotgun sequence:
GCGACCTTCAGCACACGATTTCCAGCGCATGACCTTTCCGACTCGATCCCCAGGACATGACCCTCAGCCCCCTCAGTATACgacccttaactctttccggaccgcagcatatgctgcaagccaatttcacaatttttaatcaaaaatatctaagctcaggaattaattgagatcctacaaaaaatatcttacatttggacatccttatagtttgtaatcatccacaagaatcggatttttatcagttctgaataattaaaaaacattgtttttcatagaatatgcatatgcttctttgggtactacagtcccaaaagagacgaaagagttaagcacgCGACCTCCAACACACAATTTTCAGCTCAAAACCCCAAGCACCAATTTCCAGCACACGACATCCAACACATGACCTCAAGCATATGACCTTCACGAATCGACTCCCAGCATATGACCCTCAGCACACGACCTCTAGCACACAATCTCTGCAGCATGATCCCAAGAACATGACCACCAGTAAACAACCCTCAGCATACGACCCCCGGCACTTGATCCTAACCATACAACCCCCAGAATACGACCCTTATCATACGTGTATCTAGCATATAACCTCAGCACACGACCTCTAGCACATAATCTCCGGCACACGATCCCCAGAGAATGACGTCCAGTGCATGACCCCAAGCACACAACATACAACACAATACCCCAATGTATGGTCCCCACAACTTAACCTTCGGCACATGACCTTAGTCACATGACCTCTAGCACTTATTCTCCAGCACATGACCTCCAGAATAATACCCCAAACACATGACCCCCAGAAAACCATCATAAGCACATCACTTCTAGCGCATGACCCTAAGTAGATCATCCCCAGTACATGACCCCTAGAACATCACCCCCAGGACACAACCCcctgtaaggtaaagtactctctagtcggccggtttctcaactcggccagttgaattatttaaccaatttattaacattttatagtcaacttctatgaaatttacactgatttacgttatataaaatataatacagcttataatgttaaatcggtaagaccatattataacaaatctaagtaaattgaataaatagtcgcactggccgagttgagaaaccggccgactacagggtactttaccttatacgaTTCCTAACTTAGCACTGAATGACACATTCAAACTCAAGCTCAAAGGATCTTTAAAGactatagtaaagagaggtaatccggatacttttcatagagtgcgactttaatgcttgtttttggactgatgaaatattttttccccattccaaatcaatagaattattctttgtttaatttagaatcataatagaaatagaattttagcaataatattgatgaaaattaataaaattacgataatattaatatatgcgcaagaatgttactgcgacgcttttatgtaactccgttgaattcgatcaaactcggatgctcattttaaggaaaagtttaatgcataaaaatgagaagatattatttcaaaaacatttttttagagttttattccatcaattcatttcaataatttattatttaattatatatatttttatttattttaagattgcactcaattctttgatttttcctcggttttcttggctgacttccttccacgttttttcttttcagcttcaattggcatttgagccttttcctttaccatgtgtttctcctttagttttatctccttttcttctgcccttatatttttgttcctctctctggtcaacttccgttcagcaatttctttctttttttgtaaatcctgcctcaatttttcctcctgttccgcgataatttcctcggaagatacaatatactggtgtttcacattgctggctttgaccctcttcttctgacgacgttttggaatttctcctggccagaaatagcattgttttagtgtgtcgaagatcggttgagtctcagaagttgcagagagttggtttccagggatgactggatcatttgaaggattattgtcggtggcctgatcgtgctggttattgataatggactcctctgaatgttggaaaacaattttcgggaaataaagaccagcatagaaaagtggcccatccatccagccactctgtggtgacgttcccattttccatccttctgcgttgtgaatggcaatttttggagtaatgtcagttttatgaacagccattggaggagcaagttcgccagtagctgacaccatgaagagtactgtgatacattgcttcggtcctgaatttttaagagatggaactacacgtgaacctctcctggacaggacatttccatcttccggtgtcaaaaagaaggcactttcgtcgcaattaaaaacacggtctggtgaaatgctcagaaggttgtgttctgtgaaatatccaagacaattctgaaaccattccgtgaggtcttcagcagtaacagtagctctttccaatgagaaggattttggcttgcgcatgctgagctctggatgacgcttaagaaaattcctgaactaaacgtctccgggtcttccagctgtaaaatggtttggaattttgtagacctcacagatgagtttaacgctgtccagaacttgttccttcccgatgggatgccagccatccgcacatcccaggatccatttgacaagttctttttcctgttcttttgaaagaattgttggcctgccattggggcactcctctgggtatttgccggtcaatttgttgtgcagtgttgttcttgggacattaaatgttttggatgcatatgctatggtagaaccatctcgtacacactgcaaggcattcctaataccttccttagagtcgggcttgtccttataggtcttttcttttgttccctttggcatctgaaacagaaaaagagtcctgaacaatgcaaattctgaaccaaaacattgactttcaccgcatccgacatgcatcgaaatgtaaacattcacaaaaatcacttatttctgtatgaattattaatatattatcaataaactcttactcaccttgtagatcaataactacactaacttttattaataattttgattgcaaataatgttttattatatagaaaaaacactaaactttttccagcgacgagctgtcaacagcaaaattttctcagaaattaaatttttagtacacaacccagctgacccgagcttaaaaaatatttcttttacccacttattaaaccgataaaaatataatttttggtttttcttaaagtagaatagttataatatgatacttcagtaattaattacagaaataaaaatataaattatattttaagtggatgtatcggagttaaatcggtcgcggcatccgagttttgcaatcgtcggagttacatggccttactatatatGGCATCTACACAATCGAATTATTTCATAGCGCatgtgttgctcacatgaagtatatGGATAGAATGAAAACTCACTAATTCTCCGGTGATTCCCAGTGAAAAGGTTAGTCACCCtataagatgaaaacactttttttggttttgcccagagctccTGATGGGGATTTTCTTCAGTGTCTGGAAgggcattaaaattatttatttggaacgacttttcttttttttgacaTTATATAAAGGACGTTTTTGGACAATTTAGttggaaacacaatttagttgagtGAGTTTAAAAATTGTCCAATAACGATCTCTATGAAATGTAAAAAAGAAATTCgttgcaaataaataattttaatgcccttccagccactgaagaagatccccatcaggatcgaaagctctgggaaaaaccaaaaaattgtTTCCATCTTAAGctcaaaatagacacagggatcggcttagggatcagcccgaaaaatgaggattggtttCGATACACTTACGGATCCGCCCAtcatttggaggatcaggctgatcttctaaattcatgaggtctagtgaaattacggggattaggcgacatcagcgacgttgctgaaaataaaaacttcactttgggtgtttttaggtgcttttcaaaatgtcaattgggtgaaaaaacatggacaGTAATGTTACGCAAAtgttgcaaaatcttaaaatgcattaagattggagtaatgggaaggtcagagtgctatttcctgtacgaaaaatccattgatatttcatttaagaaatatatcagcaatcaaagtgtggagatttaatagaaatttacgcaaaaaacgctaatccttgatcctgaatcctcagtgtatgatagtttgggttgatcctttaccgccaaatttttcgagcagagcattctccaggatcagcctgtgtctattttcggcattagGGTGACTAACTTTTTCACTGGCAATAACCGAAGACATCCCTCTAGAAAACTCACTAGGTCACGGCATTGAGCGCCGTCTGGTAATTTGGGTTGATTCTTGCAAATAAGTAACTTTGAACGAAGGAATGAGTGGCCCATTCTTTACGATATAGTCAAACCCTTAACTTTAAATGCtgtatttaatgtattttcgaatcatttaccgtttaccggtttataaccgatttgaaccaattcaaaAACctctcaaaagatcgcccaaaacaAATtaggagtaatagaattgattttcgggcaAAAagtacttatcggtttatagtTGGTTCATTACCGCTTCAGAACGGGTTCAGACTTGAagtaaattccaagacctttctaacgagatAAAACATTACCCCATTTGGTTGGGAAATACACTCTGTAGaaaatttttaacctttgatcttgaaaacccgttattatgccttcggcacaccttttagctcggtataatttcatgaagtcaaaattcgcgttcctttctttctcaaaagatttgcataagtctgtcccactttttcggtctcaaaattggactgaactaaatttaatttggtgtgatgttcaaaagaagaagaagagtgcgaaagagtaggatagacatatgcaaagcttttaagaaagaaagggatgtgaatttagaCTTTATGAAatgttcctgatctaaaaggtatgccggagccattaggaatgatttaagaGAATTTCGGCCTGATGTGATATAACTGGCAGTGGACGGAAAAGCTTAGACCTTTcttgttttttgctgttttattcTTCTATAGTGTTTCGAGGATtgttgtcctcttcatcaggtatcgaattccCAGGAAAAATtacgtacaggtgggaaatgtttacactgcacttgaactggACCACTGATCAAGAGCTCTGGAATCACCATTCAATTCAAGTATTTGACACAGAAACTGTGTCAAACGTTGTAGAAgaataaaacagcaaaaatcaagaaaggtctaaGTTTTTCCGTTCACTGCCGGAATGATTTAAGTTACTCTCGTGCGACGCGTTTTCAAGCAATGCGGCAGAAAATTAGGGCATGTTAATGAAGCATTAACTGACTTATGAGGggttccccgaaggtcccaaccaaGTCTCTATCGCTAACCGTTTGGTCTGTGATGATGGTAATATACagacggacggacaaacagtgtaacgTCGTCATTTCTTCAAAATCGCCTAAGATACAAAGATATGTGGAAAAAAGTGGATCCCGCGGGGTGGAAGCTTGAAATTTTGGGGATTAAAAATCTAAAGATTattactgctctctctctgAGGAGTTCGATCGAGCAGTAACAATGTTAACCATTTAGTTAAGCAGTGATTTCTTTTTACAGGCTACACTCCAACAATATCAGACTGAACTCATTCCTCCGTCTGAGAATGATACAGAAGCActtatggacataaatttgtgGAAAGTTCACGGAATTTTTATCAATAGCACAAACATTTTGGGCCTTGTAATGGCATCAATTATCTTTGGCATTGCCCTAAGTTCAACGAGAAAAGAAACAGCAACTGTGTCAAATTTCTTTAGAGAACTGAACATACTGATGATGAAGATTACTCGATGGGTTATTTGGTTTTCTCCAGTCGGTGTACTCTTCCTAATCTGTGCCAAGTTCATTGAATCTGATAATTTGGATGTTTTCTTACGTCTTGGCATCTATTTCGGCACAGTCTTGGGCGGAATTCTCTTTCATGGCTTTGTAGTTCTTCCCCTGATATACTACTGCCTTACAAGAAAGAACCCGTATATTCTTGTTCGACACATGGGTCAAGCTATAGCCACAGCCTTTGGAACTTCATCCAGTTCAGCTACAATTCCCGTGACACTTCAGTGTCTGGAGGAGAATCATGGAGTTGATCCTCGTATAAGTAGATTTATGATACCAATTGGAGCTACGATCAATATGGATGGAACAGCTCTCTATGAAGCCGTAGCAGTTATCTTTATTGCTCAGCTTCGCAATGTACCTATGTCCTTTGTGGACATCCTGGCCATAAGTCTAACAGCAACTGCTGCGAGTATCGGAGCAGCTAGTATACCACAGGCTGGATTGGTGACTATGGTAATGGTTTTAGATGTTGTAGGCCTTCCGGCAGAAGATGTAAGTATTATCGTAGCTGTAGACTGGCTACTTGATCGCTTCCGGACTGTGATAAATGTCATTGGGGACTCTTTTGGAGTCGGAATTGTTGGAAATTATAGCAAAAAGTTCCTCAAACAACTTGATAGTCAGCAGTTTAACGACAGCAATGTGGAATTGCACGAAAGGTTGTAAATGACAGGCCATTAAAATTGTGAGATAAGCCCCTTCAATAGTTTGATTTTTCagtttttagaaaaattgtttttttttttaaataaagttatcTATTTGGCTATTGATTGAGTTTAGTCACTTGTCAGCTTAAGTCGCAGGTCTATGCAGCACTTTAGAAATTGGGAATGTTTTTAAAGGCGAGAAAAGACAATCAGATGCTTGAATCCGAGGAAGAAATAGttatgattatgaaagaatcacatctaaaagTAGAACTgtggaaaattataaagaattcgTCTATTTGGGTAAGTGCTTGATTTTCGTTTGTATCTAAATATAGAAGCCTTAGAAATTAGGTTAAGAAAAAAGACTGTCTTTTATCTCGGGTATACAAGTcatgatcctttaccgccaaatatttagctaaatattctcgataaTCAATTTGAGTTTATTATTTGATCCTTCATGAAGCCTATGATGCTGAGCTGTTCTTTCTAGCAGATAGTAAGACAATCCATCGACTAACAGCTGTCTTTAACAACTGCATGGTTTATGGaatcttcgtattgcacatttcgtattgcggaaacttcgtatttttag
Proteins encoded in this window:
- the LOC129803389 gene encoding excitatory amino acid transporter 3-like; protein product: MGEKAMRYVKQNLLAILTVAGVVAGIVLGIILHATSSGAWTSRNVMYMQYIGDLFLQMLRGLVLPLIISALVAAVSSMDLSMSGRIGGLAVAYYLLTTILAIALGVILAITIKPGVNHSVEGEVEEVISRNVTTADTLMDLIRNLFPPNYVQATLQQYQTELIPPSENDTEALMDINLWKVHGIFINSTNILGLVMASIIFGIALSSTRKETATVSNFFRELNILMMKITRWVIWFSPVGVLFLICAKFIESDNLDVFLRLGIYFGTVLGGILFHGFVVLPLIYYCLTRKNPYILVRHMGQAIATAFGTSSSSATIPVTLQCLEENHGVDPRISRFMIPIGATINMDGTALYEAVAVIFIAQLRNVPMSFVDILAISLTATAASIGAASIPQAGLVTMVMVLDVVGLPAEDVSIIVAVDWLLDRFRTVINVIGDSFGVGIVGNYSKKFLKQLDSQQFNDSNVELHERL